In a genomic window of Anomaloglossus baeobatrachus isolate aAnoBae1 unplaced genomic scaffold, aAnoBae1.hap1 Scaffold_464, whole genome shotgun sequence:
- the LOC142280934 gene encoding ficolin-1-A-like has product MRTSARIALYCLLFSTAVVSSSEIPCSDVPAITDRWKSSLDLLQGCHGSDGPRGPPGQAGNRGPMGDDGSPGIKGPPGERGDVGVAGGPGEAGSPGAHGEIGEDGPEGPKGERGDSAQGPRNCRDLQDLGLTLTGWYHIYPDGSPMRVMCDMETDGGGWIVFQRRSDGSVYFNKNWDSYKKGFGNQWSEFWLGNDNIHLLTSAGTDNFQLRIDLEDFDNNRVYATYSDFKLGEESEKYPLHLGKYIGGTAGDSLSSHNNKKFSTIDNDNDSSRRFNCAELYTAAWWHTACFDSSLNGEYLRGEHNKKGGIAWSAFKKIEYSLKFSEMKFRPDKES; this is encoded by the exons ATGAGGACGTCTGCCCGGATCGCCCTGTATTGTCTCCTCTTCTCCACCGCCGTCGTGTCCTCCTCAGAAATCCCCTGTTCAG ATGTACCAGCCATTACAGACAGATGGAAAAGTAGTCTGGACCTTCTACAAGGATGTCATGGCAGTGATGGGCCACGAGGACCACCTGGACAGGCGGGAAATCGAGGACCAATGG GTGATGATGGGAGTCCAGGAATAAAGGGTCCCCCGGGTGAAAGAG GAGATGTTGGTGTGGCTGGAGGTCCTGGAGAAGCCGGCTCTCCCGGGGCGCACG gaGAAATAGGAGAAGATGGACCAGAGGGGCCCAAAG GAGAGAGAGGTGATTCCGCACAAG GTCCAAGGAACTGCAGAGACTTACAAGATCTGGGCTTGACTCTTACTGGATGGTATCACATCTATCCAGACGGAAGCCCAATGAGAGTCATGTGTGATATGGAAACCGATGGTGGGGGATGGATT GTCTTCCAGAGGCGCTCGGATGGTTCTGTATATTTTAATAAAAACTGGGACTCCTACAAAAAAGGATTTGGGAATCAGTGGAGTGAATTTTGGCTGGGAAATGATAACATCCATTTATTGACATCTGCAGGCACAG ATAACTTCCAGCTCCGAATCGACTTAGAAGACTTTGATAACAATCGTGTTTATGCGACATACAGCGACTTCAAACTCGGAGAAGAATCAGAGAAATATCCTTTACATCTGGGGAAATACATCGGAGGAACTGCAG GGGATTCTCTGTCCTCGCACAACAACAAAAAGTTTTCCACCATCGACAATGATAATGACTCCAGTAGAAGATTCAATTGTGCCGAACTTTACACTGCCGCCTGGTGGCACACAGCTTGCTTTGATTCCTCCCTGAATGGGGAGTACCTACGAGGGgagcacaataaaaaggggggtatcGCTTGGTCAGCCTTTAAGAAAATTGAGTATTCACTAAAGTTCTCAGAAATGAAGTTTCGGCCAGATAAAGAATCCTGA